From a region of the Bacteroidota bacterium genome:
- a CDS encoding phosphoribosyltransferase family protein encodes MTLILVDDVITTGATIEAVGRVLKSAGAKNVFTASAGLAKGLE; translated from the coding sequence ATAACGCTCATATTGGTAGATGATGTAATTACCACCGGTGCTACGATAGAAGCTGTGGGAAGAGTTCTGAAATCAGCCGGTGCCAAGAATGTATTTACAGCATCAGCCGGTTTAGCGAAGGGATTGGAATAA
- a CDS encoding S8 family serine peptidase, with protein sequence MRLVLRSLIFAFFLAFHFTSYSDNKSPIKQYFPGQLLVKFKTNTDGINKNSALSNFSSKYRIEKIEQAFPQIQFNALKRTSETELSLMVVLTVSSATDIKLLARRVSSDPLVEYAEPNYFVEKYTIPDDPLYDQLQHLPQVKAPQAWEISQGDTNVVIAVLDTGVDWDHPDLAAAIWRNYNEIPNNGIDDDNNGFIDDIRGWDFVTGVAGDAYPGEDGDIPDNDPMDFDGHGTHVAGISAAVTNNAYGISSLAWTAKIMPIRIGYHTRSGGGLGTLLWMAQAFVYAGDNGAHVANLSFGTGNGQYVNDAARYAFQKGTVICHSAGNSNNENVGALGATPFALSIAALNEDDEKASYSTYGKAVDISAPGGDNSIGILSTVVHPSIFFGGKLYERFMGTSMASPLVASLAGLIKAKNFSWSSAHVMFQILGTADNIDSLNPDYIGKLGAGTINAFRALTDTVKMPLPKIDLINYSYYDSAGNRNGIPEPGDLIALSIKISNDWGDASNVTATITTNNSNAIITKGNIYIGNLPGLSDLGANTFINNNDKFLIDIIPDAIPSNIPLILTITADNGFSQEFALTIGINPTILFVDDDDGVNNIEKYYTDELSRFNTQYLIHDRIKNGPLTGDYLKKFNMVIWACEWTFPSLDSSDRSAISQYLDNGGKLFLSGQDIGWDLSDPIGNEYLNSGGSSKVFFENYLKSKYISDDANVNKVIGDPNDLIGKGLSFNIYQPGRSQEEQYPEVITAINGSKPSFRYANNTVGAISYDSTYKLAYFGFSGFEGITQAAARTEIIKRIFNWFFGSVTVTKLSDTEDSTLVRYLTTTISTTDSIEKVTLFWDYDGAYPYKTNEMIKELSGNYSGTIPNVPFYSTVNYFVLVKTNRGYLPYEIHSYYVGPDFVPPEISIQKLIPNSLKLAGPYKVNINVTDNIAVNNDSIFIYFKKSGDENESRANLRYWSESTFSDTFSLKSPAIGGQNIEYYFTARDSTSNINLQRYPESGYLSFLIGRELIDDFEEGTAKWDMGKRWTLSDSVKKSGKYSITDGFGRYPKNFRDTLTLLESINLTNYKGGKVKWWRQQVLHKGDTCYVEISDNKTEWNKLQTYITINRPPGGALSGMDSVEINPIYFGPGNDSIHIRFRLTTDDTLEADGIYFDDIEVITTSITNVAEELGNIPETFALSQNYPNPFNPTTTIRYQLPEASRVVLKIYNILGQEVRTLVDETENAGIKIVEWNSRNNSGNPISSGVYFYQLQAVSTRNNKTFMQVKKMLLVH encoded by the coding sequence ATGCGATTAGTACTCCGTTCTTTAATATTTGCTTTTTTTCTAGCTTTTCATTTCACTTCCTATTCAGATAATAAAAGTCCCATAAAACAATACTTCCCCGGTCAGTTATTAGTAAAATTTAAAACAAACACAGATGGTATAAATAAAAATTCGGCTCTTTCAAATTTTTCTTCAAAATATCGAATTGAAAAAATCGAGCAAGCATTTCCTCAAATACAATTCAACGCACTAAAACGAACTTCGGAAACTGAATTATCTCTGATGGTTGTACTTACCGTTTCATCAGCGACAGATATTAAATTGTTAGCCCGCCGAGTTAGTTCGGACCCGCTCGTCGAATACGCTGAGCCAAATTATTTTGTCGAAAAATATACTATCCCCGACGACCCATTGTATGACCAACTACAACACCTGCCACAAGTAAAAGCCCCTCAAGCGTGGGAAATTTCGCAGGGCGACACCAACGTAGTTATTGCCGTTTTGGATACCGGCGTAGATTGGGACCATCCGGATTTAGCTGCAGCAATCTGGAGAAATTATAATGAAATTCCGAACAACGGTATTGATGATGACAACAACGGATTTATTGACGACATACGTGGTTGGGACTTTGTAACAGGAGTTGCAGGTGATGCGTATCCTGGTGAAGATGGCGATATTCCTGATAACGATCCGATGGATTTTGACGGACATGGGACGCACGTAGCTGGAATCTCGGCTGCTGTTACTAATAATGCTTATGGAATTTCATCGTTAGCTTGGACGGCTAAAATAATGCCGATAAGAATTGGTTATCACACGAGATCCGGTGGTGGACTCGGAACATTGCTATGGATGGCACAAGCATTTGTTTATGCAGGTGATAATGGTGCTCATGTTGCCAATTTAAGTTTTGGTACAGGCAACGGACAATATGTAAACGATGCGGCGCGTTATGCTTTTCAAAAAGGGACTGTAATTTGTCATTCAGCCGGTAATAGTAACAACGAAAATGTTGGTGCCTTAGGTGCAACTCCTTTCGCTTTAAGTATTGCAGCATTGAATGAAGATGATGAAAAAGCCTCCTACTCTACTTACGGAAAAGCAGTTGATATCTCAGCTCCCGGGGGCGATAATTCTATTGGAATTTTAAGTACTGTTGTTCATCCCTCCATTTTTTTTGGCGGGAAATTATATGAACGCTTTATGGGTACTTCTATGGCAAGTCCCTTAGTTGCTTCTCTCGCAGGTTTAATCAAAGCAAAAAACTTTTCGTGGTCATCAGCTCATGTTATGTTCCAGATATTAGGAACTGCCGATAACATCGATAGTCTCAATCCGGATTACATCGGTAAACTTGGTGCGGGAACGATAAATGCTTTCCGGGCGCTTACTGACACGGTTAAAATGCCTCTACCTAAAATTGACCTGATTAATTATTCATACTACGATTCAGCGGGCAACAGGAATGGAATTCCTGAACCGGGAGATTTGATTGCTCTTTCAATAAAGATTTCAAACGACTGGGGCGACGCTTCAAATGTAACCGCTACAATTACGACGAATAATTCTAATGCTATTATTACAAAAGGAAATATTTACATTGGTAACTTACCCGGTTTATCTGATTTAGGAGCGAATACTTTTATAAATAACAATGATAAATTTTTGATTGATATTATTCCCGATGCTATTCCATCAAACATTCCCCTTATTCTAACCATCACAGCTGATAATGGATTCTCACAAGAATTCGCACTGACAATCGGTATTAACCCGACAATTTTATTTGTTGATGACGATGATGGGGTGAATAATATCGAAAAATATTATACCGATGAATTAAGTCGATTCAATACACAATATTTAATTCACGATAGAATCAAGAACGGACCGTTAACCGGCGATTACCTCAAAAAATTTAATATGGTAATTTGGGCATGCGAATGGACTTTCCCTTCGTTAGATAGCTCCGATAGAAGTGCAATATCTCAGTATCTTGATAATGGAGGAAAATTATTTTTATCCGGACAAGATATAGGTTGGGATCTATCTGATCCGATTGGAAACGAGTATCTAAACTCGGGTGGCAGTTCAAAAGTATTTTTCGAAAATTATTTAAAATCAAAATATATTTCAGATGATGCTAACGTGAATAAAGTAATTGGCGACCCTAATGATTTAATCGGTAAGGGTTTGTCTTTTAATATCTATCAACCGGGAAGAAGCCAGGAAGAACAATATCCGGAGGTAATAACCGCAATCAATGGGAGTAAACCTTCATTTAGGTACGCTAATAACACAGTCGGTGCAATCAGTTACGACAGCACTTATAAATTAGCTTACTTCGGATTTTCAGGATTCGAGGGAATCACCCAGGCAGCCGCTAGAACAGAAATCATTAAACGGATTTTTAACTGGTTCTTTGGAAGCGTAACTGTAACAAAACTTTCCGACACAGAAGATAGTACATTAGTAAGATATTTAACCACAACAATTTCGACCACTGATTCCATCGAAAAAGTTACTCTTTTTTGGGATTACGATGGTGCCTATCCGTATAAAACAAATGAGATGATAAAAGAATTATCCGGAAACTACAGCGGAACAATTCCTAATGTTCCTTTTTATAGTACCGTTAATTATTTTGTGCTTGTAAAAACTAACAGGGGTTACTTGCCTTATGAGATCCATAGTTATTATGTAGGTCCTGATTTCGTTCCACCTGAGATATCAATACAAAAACTGATTCCGAATTCTTTAAAATTAGCTGGACCGTATAAAGTTAATATCAATGTAACCGATAACATAGCAGTTAACAACGATAGCATTTTCATTTATTTTAAAAAATCAGGTGATGAAAATGAATCACGGGCAAACCTGAGATATTGGAGTGAATCTACTTTTTCCGACACTTTCTCTTTAAAATCGCCCGCAATAGGTGGACAAAATATCGAATATTATTTCACGGCACGGGATTCGACAAGCAATATTAATTTACAGCGGTATCCCGAATCAGGGTATTTATCTTTCTTAATTGGAAGAGAATTGATTGATGATTTTGAAGAAGGTACAGCAAAATGGGATATGGGAAAACGATGGACGTTATCAGATTCTGTTAAAAAATCGGGCAAATATTCAATCACTGATGGATTTGGGAGATATCCGAAAAATTTCAGGGATACCTTAACACTCCTCGAGTCGATAAACTTAACAAATTACAAAGGTGGAAAAGTTAAGTGGTGGCGGCAACAAGTGCTCCATAAAGGTGATACCTGTTACGTTGAGATATCGGATAATAAAACTGAATGGAATAAATTACAAACATATATAACAATTAACCGACCGCCTGGTGGTGCGCTTAGCGGGATGGATTCAGTTGAGATAAACCCGATATATTTTGGACCTGGAAATGATTCGATCCATATAAGGTTCCGTTTAACCACCGACGATACCCTCGAAGCTGATGGAATTTATTTCGATGATATTGAAGTCATCACAACATCAATCACAAATGTTGCGGAAGAACTCGGTAATATTCCAGAAACTTTTGCTTTATCACAAAACTACCCCAATCCTTTTAATCCAACAACTACGATCAGGTATCAATTACCTGAAGCAAGTAGAGTGGTATTAAAAATTTATAATATTTTGGGACAGGAAGTTCGAACTCTAGTTGATGAAACTGAAAATGCAGGGATTAAAATAGTTGAATGGAATTCAAGAAATAATTCCGGCAACCCTATTTCAAGCGGTGTTTATTTTTACCAACTTCAAGCGGTAAGTACTCGAAATAATAAAACATTCATGCAAGTTAAGAAGATGCTACTAGTGCATTAA
- a CDS encoding MarR family transcriptional regulator: protein MKTTRSYGKKTDLTLDLWVKLSRAFAAVNKKATKDIEKYGLTEPQFGVLECLGHLGQLSIGELTRKQLVSPGNMTVVVDNLEKGGLVKRSHEPGNRRVVKVQLTPRGVKKFEEVFFKHAQYITHLTSVLTEKEATILAKLLKKLGLIVQQLNHNPK, encoded by the coding sequence ATGAAAACCACTAGATCATATGGGAAAAAGACCGATTTAACACTAGATTTATGGGTTAAGTTGAGCCGGGCTTTCGCCGCAGTCAACAAAAAAGCGACTAAGGATATTGAAAAATATGGCTTAACTGAGCCACAATTCGGTGTTTTAGAGTGTTTAGGACACCTCGGCCAGTTAAGTATCGGTGAACTGACAAGAAAACAACTCGTAAGCCCCGGAAATATGACAGTGGTTGTCGATAATCTCGAAAAAGGAGGACTTGTTAAACGTTCACATGAACCGGGAAACAGGCGTGTTGTGAAAGTTCAACTTACACCCAGGGGTGTAAAAAAGTTTGAGGAAGTTTTTTTTAAGCACGCGCAATATATTACTCACCTCACATCAGTCTTAACAGAAAAAGAAGCCACTATTTTGGCAAAATTACTAAAAAAATTAGGTCTTATTGTTCAACAATTAAATCATAACCCAAAATAA
- a CDS encoding YceI family protein translates to MKKLKNIFFVIIFSITVASTQTVWKIDPAHSGVEFTVTYLVISEVKGRFTEFEGTLTQTKDDFTDSKIEATINVKSISTDNERRDKHLLTADFFNSENFPDITFKNTSFKSNGKNKFNITGDLTINGITKPVKLDALFKGETKDPYGNSRAGFKATTSVNRFDYDVKWNAPLETGVLVVGKTVDIILNIQLIKEK, encoded by the coding sequence ATGAAAAAATTAAAAAATATTTTCTTTGTTATTATATTCAGCATAACTGTTGCATCAACTCAAACTGTTTGGAAGATCGATCCGGCACACAGTGGAGTTGAGTTTACAGTTACATATCTTGTTATTAGTGAGGTAAAAGGTAGATTTACAGAATTCGAAGGTACTCTGACACAAACGAAGGACGACTTTACCGACAGTAAAATTGAGGCGACAATAAATGTCAAAAGCATTAGTACCGATAATGAGAGACGGGATAAACATTTGCTAACTGCCGACTTTTTTAATTCGGAAAATTTTCCGGATATTACTTTCAAGAACACTTCTTTTAAATCAAACGGGAAAAATAAATTCAATATCACAGGTGATTTAACGATTAACGGAATCACAAAACCTGTTAAATTAGATGCATTATTCAAAGGTGAAACTAAAGACCCATACGGAAATTCAAGAGCAGGTTTCAAAGCGACTACAAGCGTTAACCGATTCGACTACGATGTTAAATGGAACGCACCACTTGAGACAGGAGTATTAGTTGTAGGGAAAACAGTTGATATCATTTTGAACATACAGCTTATTAAAGAAAAATAA
- a CDS encoding metallophosphoesterase: MRTSSFFLFFGIILVIYGLINFYILKRGLQVIPKDSPIRIYYIIIFLFLSLAYLGGRILERFIPTFANDFLVSIGSFWLAAMVYFLLFVLLLDLLRLLNHFFPFFPAFIKDNFGVFKKYLAFFVTLIVIIVIVFGHLNAIHPKIKTVNIKINKNVEGINELNLAVISDIHLGTIIGRERFSKIVDEINKLNPDLILFVGDIVDESIGPVINDNIGKCVERLKSKYGIYAVTGNHEFIGGVEAAIGYFSNHKVNWVRDSVVNIGDKVLLVGREDRMITRFTNKDRKPLAEIMSNVDYKIPIILMDHQPIGLDEAVENNIDLQLSGHTHHGQIWPLNYIAENIYEVSWGYLKKGNTHFYVSCGVGTWGPPVRLGNTPEVVNIKLRFE; this comes from the coding sequence ATGAGAACCAGTAGTTTCTTTCTCTTTTTTGGAATTATACTTGTAATCTACGGACTTATCAATTTTTATATTCTTAAACGTGGGTTACAAGTTATTCCAAAAGATTCACCCATCCGCATATATTACATTATAATATTTTTATTTCTTTCACTGGCGTATTTAGGGGGGAGGATTTTAGAAAGATTTATCCCAACTTTTGCAAACGATTTTTTAGTTAGTATCGGTTCATTCTGGCTTGCCGCAATGGTTTATTTTTTACTTTTTGTTCTACTTTTAGACCTGCTACGCTTACTTAATCATTTTTTTCCATTCTTTCCAGCCTTCATCAAAGATAATTTCGGAGTATTTAAAAAATACCTTGCGTTTTTTGTAACGCTGATTGTTATAATAGTAATAGTATTTGGTCACCTCAACGCTATTCACCCGAAAATCAAGACTGTAAATATCAAAATCAATAAAAATGTTGAAGGGATAAATGAACTTAATTTAGCGGTAATTTCGGATATTCATTTAGGAACTATAATCGGTCGTGAGCGATTTAGCAAAATTGTTGATGAAATAAATAAACTGAATCCTGACTTGATATTATTTGTCGGCGATATTGTTGATGAGTCGATTGGTCCAGTTATTAACGACAATATTGGGAAGTGTGTCGAACGGTTAAAATCTAAGTATGGTATCTATGCCGTTACAGGAAATCATGAATTTATAGGTGGTGTTGAAGCTGCAATCGGTTATTTCTCGAATCATAAAGTTAATTGGGTAAGGGATTCTGTAGTGAATATCGGCGATAAAGTACTCCTCGTCGGACGTGAAGACAGGATGATTACACGCTTCACAAATAAAGACCGAAAACCACTTGCAGAAATTATGTCCAACGTGGATTACAAAATTCCGATAATTTTGATGGACCACCAGCCGATTGGTTTGGATGAAGCAGTCGAAAATAATATAGATTTACAATTGTCAGGGCATACACACCACGGACAAATCTGGCCCCTCAATTACATCGCTGAAAATATTTATGAAGTCAGTTGGGGTTATCTGAAAAAAGGTAATACTCATTTTTATGTTTCGTGCGGAGTTGGGACGTGGGGTCCACCTGTAAGGTTGGGGAACACGCCGGAAGTGGTGAATATTAAATTAAGGTTTGAGTAA